TGTCACAAGGTTTACTGGTGCTGTATCTACGATAATATAATCGTAATCTTTCTTTACTTCTTCAAATAATGCATTCACTTTATTTGTTAATAATAATTCAGCTGGATTTGGAGGAATTACTCCTGAAGAAATGATATCCAAACCTTCTATTTCTGGTATTGAAAATTTAACATCAGATAGCGAAATTTCATTATTAGTGATAAAGTTCGTAATTCCTTTTCTTTCTGATAATCCAAGATATTCCGTCACCTTTGGTGCTCTTAAGTCCATACCCATTAACAATACTTTTTTATTTGATAGAGAAAGGGCTGCTGCTAGGTTAATAGATATAAATGACTTTCCTTCCCCACTTGTAGTAGAAGTAATAAAAATAGTTTTACCTCCTTTATTATTTCTAATAGAACTAGGTAACATAAAATCTAAATTAGTTCTTATCAAACGAAAAGCTTCTGCCGTACTTGTTCTTGCATCATTTCCAATAACAATTTTATCATTTGTCTCTGAATGAGGTACATCTCCTATAAAAGGTAAACTTGTTAATTCCTCGATATCTTTTCTTGAGTGTATTTTTGTATCTAAAAGGTTTTTAATGTAAATAATAATAAAAGGGATTATTAGTCCCAATAATAAAGCAGCTAAATACACAATTTTTCTTTTTGGTGAAATTGGTATATTAGGCCCATAAGCGACATCAATAATTTTTGCATTTGATACTGCAACTGCTAACGAGATCGCTGTTTCCTCTTTTTTCTTTAATAAATAAGAAAATAAACCTGATATAATTTCTTGTTGTCTCGCAATATCAATAAAACCTCTTTCAACAACTGGTATTGTAGACTTTTTAGAACTTATTCTCGCTTCTTCCCTTTTTAGCTGCTTGTACTGAACACTTAAAGAAGAAGTTAAATTTTGTAAATTTTGCTTTAAATTTAATTTGAGATTAGAAATTTCATTTTCCAATGCGATCAATTGTGGATTTTTCACACCTGCATTTACAACCAGTCTATTTCTATTACTAATAAGTTCATTATAAGTTACGATTCCCTTAGTAATATTATCATTCTCAAAACCTAAATTTGTTGGCAACAATTCATAGACACCATTCGTTTGTTTCTTTATATTTTCTTGTATCCATTTCGCCAAGTTTAATTGTGTTTGAATTGCAAAAATATTTTGATTATTTAGAGATAAGTTTTCTAAAATTAATTCCCCTTCATTAGAGACACCAGTAAAGCCAGTTTCACTTTTATAATCCTTAATCCTATCTTGAATTGAATTAAGCTCTTTACCTACACTGCGAATACGATCATCTATAAATTCCTTCGTTTTACGAGAAACTTCATTTTTATCATTAATTGCATCAATATTATATTGTTTTACTACTTCATTTAAAAAATCTTCTGCTTTATGTATAATCGCATCATTTATAGAAAGGTTTATTACTGAAGAATTTTTACTAACAACTGATACTCCTAACTTTTTTTTATATTTAGTAATTACTTTATACCTAGGTGTTATTTTTACAATAATTTCTTTCTCAAATATCTCTGAAATTTTACTTTTAGGATTCATAGAAATTTCAAAAACGCCTAATCGAGAACTTATAGGTAAATTTAATTCACTTTTAGATTGAACGTTCCCTTCACCATCTTTTAAGGTAAACTTTTTATTCTTAGAAATTGATACTGAGATTAAAGTATCTTTAAAAAACAGAGCCAAATCTTTTTTTATAAAAGTGAAAATGATAGGTGACTTTTTATAAACCTCTACTTGTTTTACTCTTCCCTCTATAAAATACGAAACATCAAAATTAAGGCTATCAATAACACTTCCAATAATTTTTCTTGATTTTAGGATTTCAATTTCATTATCTGTATTATTACTAGAACCGCCCCCAACAATACCTAAATCTTCAAAAGCAGCTAATTCAGCTGAAATACCAGATTTATTATTGTCTTTGATTAAAATTGAGGTACTTGCACTATATTGAGGTGTTGCATAACGTAAATATACATAAGCTAAAGTTATAGAGAATATAGTAAAAAGCAAAAACCATTTCCAATGAACTAAATATTTTTCAACTTCTTCCCTAATATTTAAAGTATCATTATTATGTATAGCTTTATTTTTTTTTTCTTGAAAATCTTCCATGTTAGCGAGTAAGTATAGAAACTATTGTTATTATTAAACCAGTTACTGAAATAAATAAACTGGTATTTGAGTTTGAAGATGCCGATTGAATTCTAGCATAATTGGGTTCAACATATACCACATCATTTTGTTGTAAATAATACACTGGAGAAATATTTATATTATTAGATAACAAATTTACTCTGTATTGTATTTTTTGTCCATCTTCTTCTCTTTGAACCATTATATTATCACGTTTACCTGATATATTTATATCTCCTGCTAAGGCAATAGCTTCTAAAATAGTAATTCTTTCATTCGGAATCGTATAGGCACCTGGTTGTCGAACGTCACCTAAAACACTAATTTTATAGTTGGCAATTCTAATATTTATATTGGGATTTAAAATATAATCAGGCTCAAGTTTTTCTTTAAGTAAGTTAATAACTTCATCCCTTGACAAACCTCCAATTTTCAACTTACCAATCACAGGAAAATCAATTTCACCACTATTATCTACTAAATAGCTTTGTTGCTGCGCAACACCAATAGCAGAGTTAGAGGATGTAGAATAGGTAACTGCAGACAAATTAAAAGGTTTCACTGCCTCAGTATCTAGTGCAGTAATCGTAATTTGTAATAAATCATCTGGTTTTATAATTGTTTTATAACTATTACTGACTTTAGATTGATCTATTTCATCATTTTGAAAATATATAATCTCTTTTTTAGATACACATGACGAAAAAAAGTAAACTGATAAAAAAACGAATAACAAATAATTGCTATTCATACTTCTTGTTTTAAGCATATTTTATTTTTTTTTGCAAAAATAGGATAATAATTAATTCCTAACTAACTTTATCTAATGTTTCAAATTCTGAATTATTAGAAACGTATTCTGGAACTAAATTTTTCATTAATGAAACCAACTCTTGGTTGTCTAATTTATTAAAACCACATGATAAATCATCTATTTTTGATTTAAAATAAATATCATCTATTTTTTGGGTTTTAGCAATCATTATTTTTTCATGATATGTTTTTATCGTGTTTTCTCCATCAGCTAATAACTCTTCATATAATTTTTCACCAGGTCTTAACCCAGTTATTTTTATATCTATATCTTCTGGATATTTTAATCCTGATAAATGAATCATTCTTTTAGCGATTTCAAAAATCTTAACAGATTTCCCCATATCAAATATATAGATCTCTCCACCTTTTCCCATTGTACCAGCTTCCAAAACCAAGCTACATGCTTCAGGAATTGTCATGAAATACCTTGTAATTTCTTTATCAGTAACCGTTAAAGGCCCTCCATTGTCTATTTGTCTTTTAAATAAAGGAATTACAGAACCGTTAGAACCTAATACATTTCCAAATCTAGTCGTTGTAAACTTTGTCTTTTCTGACTGCTTACTTGAACAACTAATATACAACTCTGCAATTCTTTTAGAAGCTCCCATAACATTTGTTGGATTCACCGCTTTATCTGTGGAAACCATCACAAAACGCTCAATTTCATTTTCTATGGATAAATCTACTAAGTTTTTTGTTCCTAAAACATTTACTTTTATGGCTTCATACGGTGATTTCTCCATTAATGGCACATGTTTATATGCTGCTGCATGAAAGACTCTTTCTGGTTTATATTTTTTAAAAATCCGAGACATTTTATGCTTATCTCTGACATCAGAGACAATCGCTACAAAATTAGTAACACCTTTTTGAATTAATTCTTGTTGTAAATCATAAAGTGGTGATTCTGCTTGATCTATTAAAACAATCAATTTACATGAATACAAACTTAATTGCCTAGAAATTTCGCTTCCAATTGAACCTGCGGCTCCAGAAACTAATACAATTTTATCATTTACTTTTCTTTGTACAATTGGGTTATCGATAATAATTGGAGCTCTATCTAATAAATCTTCAATATTAATTTGTTTAATTTGATTCGCTTGTAAATTTCCTTCAATCCATTTTGATAATGGAGGAACAATCTTAACATCTAAATTTAATGCTATTAATTTATCTGTAATTTCTAAAAGTTTACTTGGTTTTATTTTTTGAATTGAAATAATTACTTCACTAATTTCATTTTTTTCTATGAATTCTTTAGTGATTTTAGAAAAATCGTATATTTTAATTCTATCAATTTTTTTATTTACTTTATTTTTATCATCATCAATAAATCCAAAAATTTGATAATTCCCTTCACGTTCTCTATTTAAAGCTCCATAGGTGATTATACCGGAATCTCCAGCTCCATAAATTAATGCATTTGTGATTGAATTTAATTCTGTAGATATAACTTCATAAAATGCTTTAAAAACATATCTACTTATAATTAAAACAAAGACAGAAACTAAATAATGAATAAGGACAATAGATTTTGGGATGGTGAAACTTGTGTTTATCCTAAATAATTGATTTACAACCATCATAAAACTAATAGTCATACTAAAAATTGTAACCCCTACAAATACATTAAAAACATCTTTAGTGCCCGTATGTCTTATAATCCCTTTATAGGAACCAATAATTAAAAAACTTATAGCCGCAATTATTACAACAAGTACTAGTTGTGATATTAAAATTGAAGTATCAAAATTAAGACTAATATCAAATCTAATAGAATACGCTACAATGAACGCAAAACAAATAAGTATAATGTCAATAACAAAAACAACCCACTTAGAGGCATATTTGTTGAGGGCTTTTAAAAAAAAATTTCTTATCATTCTTTATTAACAGATTATAAAAACCAAATTTACAAAAATTTCTTAATAGAAGTTGTGATTCGTTCAAAATCATTTTCTGTCAGATTAGATCCTGAAGGTAAACATAACCCGGATTTAAATAATCTTTCAGAAACAGATTCTCCATAATATGAACAATCTTTATAAACAGGCTGTAAATGCATCGGTTTCCATAAAGGTCTAGACTCAATATGATCTTTTAGTAATTGTAACCTCAAATCTTCTTTTGAAAAACCAGCTAGTTTTTCATTAACTAAAATACACGTTAACCAATGATTTGAAAAATAATTCGGGTTAGGTTCTTTATGCAGAGTAATACCAACCATATTATTAAACAATTCTGAATAGAATTGATTATTTTTTCTACGTCTACTGACATATTTATCTAATAAATCAAATTGTTTAACGCCTATTCCTGCAAGTATATTACTTATTCGATAATTATATCCTACATCTTGATGTTGATAATGTACT
The window above is part of the Polaribacter sp. SA4-12 genome. Proteins encoded here:
- a CDS encoding polysaccharide biosynthesis protein codes for the protein MIRNFFLKALNKYASKWVVFVIDIILICFAFIVAYSIRFDISLNFDTSILISQLVLVVIIAAISFLIIGSYKGIIRHTGTKDVFNVFVGVTIFSMTISFMMVVNQLFRINTSFTIPKSIVLIHYLVSVFVLIISRYVFKAFYEVISTELNSITNALIYGAGDSGIITYGALNREREGNYQIFGFIDDDKNKVNKKIDRIKIYDFSKITKEFIEKNEISEVIISIQKIKPSKLLEITDKLIALNLDVKIVPPLSKWIEGNLQANQIKQINIEDLLDRAPIIIDNPIVQRKVNDKIVLVSGAAGSIGSEISRQLSLYSCKLIVLIDQAESPLYDLQQELIQKGVTNFVAIVSDVRDKHKMSRIFKKYKPERVFHAAAYKHVPLMEKSPYEAIKVNVLGTKNLVDLSIENEIERFVMVSTDKAVNPTNVMGASKRIAELYISCSSKQSEKTKFTTTRFGNVLGSNGSVIPLFKRQIDNGGPLTVTDKEITRYFMTIPEACSLVLEAGTMGKGGEIYIFDMGKSVKIFEIAKRMIHLSGLKYPEDIDIKITGLRPGEKLYEELLADGENTIKTYHEKIMIAKTQKIDDIYFKSKIDDLSCGFNKLDNQELVSLMKNLVPEYVSNNSEFETLDKVS
- a CDS encoding GumC family protein, whose translation is MEDFQEKKNKAIHNNDTLNIREEVEKYLVHWKWFLLFTIFSITLAYVYLRYATPQYSASTSILIKDNNKSGISAELAAFEDLGIVGGGSSNNTDNEIEILKSRKIIGSVIDSLNFDVSYFIEGRVKQVEVYKKSPIIFTFIKKDLALFFKDTLISVSISKNKKFTLKDGEGNVQSKSELNLPISSRLGVFEISMNPKSKISEIFEKEIIVKITPRYKVITKYKKKLGVSVVSKNSSVINLSINDAIIHKAEDFLNEVVKQYNIDAINDKNEVSRKTKEFIDDRIRSVGKELNSIQDRIKDYKSETGFTGVSNEGELILENLSLNNQNIFAIQTQLNLAKWIQENIKKQTNGVYELLPTNLGFENDNITKGIVTYNELISNRNRLVVNAGVKNPQLIALENEISNLKLNLKQNLQNLTSSLSVQYKQLKREEARISSKKSTIPVVERGFIDIARQQEIISGLFSYLLKKKEETAISLAVAVSNAKIIDVAYGPNIPISPKRKIVYLAALLLGLIIPFIIIYIKNLLDTKIHSRKDIEELTSLPFIGDVPHSETNDKIVIGNDARTSTAEAFRLIRTNLDFMLPSSIRNNKGGKTIFITSTTSGEGKSFISINLAAALSLSNKKVLLMGMDLRAPKVTEYLGLSERKGITNFITNNEISLSDVKFSIPEIEGLDIISSGVIPPNPAELLLTNKVNALFEEVKKDYDYIIVDTAPVNLVTDTLLIAKYADMFMYVTRANYLDKRMLNVPQTLYNEKKLPNMAIVLNDTDMKKGYGYGYGYGYGYGNGYIDEVKKPWYKRILS
- a CDS encoding polysaccharide biosynthesis/export family protein; protein product: MLKTRSMNSNYLLFVFLSVYFFSSCVSKKEIIYFQNDEIDQSKVSNSYKTIIKPDDLLQITITALDTEAVKPFNLSAVTYSTSSNSAIGVAQQQSYLVDNSGEIDFPVIGKLKIGGLSRDEVINLLKEKLEPDYILNPNINIRIANYKISVLGDVRQPGAYTIPNERITILEAIALAGDINISGKRDNIMVQREEDGQKIQYRVNLLSNNINISPVYYLQQNDVVYVEPNYARIQSASSNSNTSLFISVTGLIITIVSILTR